tgctgcaccaagaaccactgaagcaaaaacatgaaaacctcagaacagacatgagtgcaacttccttcttcatgaaacgtaaacaaaaatgagaaacacaaaagagaaatcctacaaccgctaaaatctgacgccactccctttttgtttacattttgtgaagaaggtaGTTGCGCTCAAtgtcttcttcagtggttcttggtgcagcgtcCACACAGGCAAGGAgataaacaggtttttcaaaagaTGAAAGTGAGCCGCACCAActgtaacaaatgttgtaattttggttCCCAATCTAACTGAATCTATAAGCAGAGAAAACACCTTTAGTCTAAACACACCTTTCAACAAGAGTTCTGAAGATTTTGCAACCATCAAATTTTATGTTGTCTTTTCTGTCTACTCAGCTAAATGTTGCTCAGAGAAAGATCCTACAGCATATCTCTGTGTCCAGATGTTTCTCGTACAATTGCACTGTAGACCAATTTGTATGCCTTCAAAACATCCAGAGCAGAAGGACGGAGTTTAGGGTCCACATCTTTGCATTCCTTATGGATctgaaaaaggtgaaaatgaaCTAAATCTCCACCTGGAGTCCTTCCCATTATGAACTGTGTCAAATCTGGAATCTTCCAGATATCTGTCTTTTCATCATACGGTGGCATGAGATCGTCTGAAAATGGCTGTCCACTGTCTCTGAAAGGCCAAAGCTGCTCTGGGGCCACGAAGTCTCCAGTGAGCTCTCGGCTGCCGCATTTCACCAGGGCGCCCTTAGACGCGTCTACTTTGGGCAGAGCATCTAGGTCGTTCACCACCAGGTGGAAGTCATTCGTTAGCAGGAATTGTGAAAGGGTTTTCTCCAGGCTGTTGGAGTCACACATCACCCGCCGCCCAGCAGGGCTGTTGTGGAGGTAGTGGAGGATGGAGACGTAGTCTGTGGCCAGTCTCAGCCTGAGGTGCCAAGTGTTTAGATGCTGGTACTTCTGCTGTGCCAGAACGTCTTCTAGGTTTAGCAGCGAGCCGTGTGGATGGTGCTGGGTAACTATAATGTCGTCTTCAAGGCAAAATCCCACCAACTGCACAACCTGTGGGCCCTGAAGGTCCAGCAACATCGACAGTCCATGGAGAAAATCTTCTCGGTATTCCACAGAGGCCAGCTCAGACAGAGCCACCTTATGACCTCTCCATTCTGCCAGATAGACctgaggaaagaaaacataGAACATTAATGCATTAATGCATGAGATTAATAGGAAAAGTTTAACAATATTACGAAATGCAGATTAATGGGATGACACACCAAAACTGCAttgctataaaatggaaaactggGGGAATGATTACAGTAGCAACCAATGagaatgacaacaaaaaacaaaaaaatccctcatTTGCTAATTCATAACCTCATTTCATAATCTAATACCACCATGTTGTCTCTTTCTACTTCCATTCTGTAAAAAGGTATGAAAAGGCTATATAATAACACTTTgtatgtgtttttgtatttactaataacttaagtttgttttgttctcacaTTCATATCTTTTAACCCATCTATTAATTTAA
The sequence above is a segment of the Gambusia affinis linkage group LG17, SWU_Gaff_1.0, whole genome shotgun sequence genome. Coding sequences within it:
- the pomk gene encoding protein O-mannose kinase codes for the protein MGHHSSSINSLVFPVVMGCLAALMLSSAFIYLYLDAVYQSEEQLVKTHSDCLPQHFKLPVMKNCSPWLQCSQIEAEVRKIKLIGLGAVKKVYLAEWRGHKVALSELASVEYREDFLHGLSMLLDLQGPQVVQLVGFCLEDDIIVTQHHPHGSLLNLEDVLAQQKYQHLNTWHLRLRLATDYVSILHYLHNSPAGRRVMCDSNSLEKTLSQFLLTNDFHLVVNDLDALPKVDASKGALVKCGSRELTGDFVAPEQLWPFRDSGQPFSDDLMPPYDEKTDIWKIPDLTQFIMGRTPGGDLVHFHLFQIHKECKDVDPKLRPSALDVLKAYKLVYSAIVRETSGHRDML